The following coding sequences are from one Arthrobacter crystallopoietes window:
- a CDS encoding SulP family inorganic anion transporter → MPAPAPATKPAPTPDERQSVLRTLKSPRLLKTEVLAGLVVALALIPEAIAFSVIVGVDPRMGLFASFIMAVTISFVGGRPAMISAATGAVALVIAPVMASHGVEYLIATVILGGIFQVLLGVLGVARLMRFIPRSVMVGFVNALAILVFGSQVPELLGVPWLVYPITAVGLLIVFGLPRLTTAVPAPLVAIVALTLVTVLAAIQVPTVGDKGQLPDSLPGLFIPDVPLTPDTFRIIAPYALAMAFVGLLESLLTAKLVDDITDTRSSKTRESWGQGVANIVTGFFGGMGGCAVVGQTMMNVKASGARTRISTFLAGALLLLLVVVLGDVVALIPMAALVAVMIYVSIATFDWHSIKPSTLKHMPKSETGVMVSTVVVTVWTHNLAIGVGAGVLVAMVLFARRVAHFVTVERTVLEVNGEETATYRVDGELFFASSNDLYTQFNYATDPQHIIIDMHASHLWDASTIAALDSIAEKYRTLGKTLEIIGLNEASVLMRERLAGKLNG, encoded by the coding sequence ATGCCCGCCCCGGCCCCTGCCACGAAGCCCGCACCGACTCCCGATGAGCGGCAGTCCGTACTGCGCACGCTGAAGTCCCCGCGGCTGCTGAAGACCGAGGTGCTCGCCGGCCTGGTGGTCGCGCTCGCGCTGATTCCCGAGGCCATCGCGTTCTCGGTGATCGTGGGCGTGGATCCGCGCATGGGCCTGTTCGCGTCCTTCATCATGGCGGTGACCATCTCGTTCGTCGGCGGCCGGCCGGCGATGATCTCGGCGGCGACGGGCGCGGTGGCCCTGGTCATCGCCCCGGTGATGGCCAGCCACGGCGTGGAATACCTGATCGCCACGGTGATCCTCGGCGGCATTTTCCAGGTGCTGCTCGGCGTGCTGGGCGTGGCCAGGCTGATGCGCTTCATTCCGCGTTCGGTCATGGTCGGCTTCGTGAACGCGCTCGCGATCCTCGTGTTCGGTTCCCAAGTGCCGGAGCTGCTGGGCGTGCCGTGGCTCGTCTACCCCATCACCGCCGTCGGCCTTCTGATCGTCTTCGGTCTGCCCAGGCTAACGACGGCGGTGCCCGCGCCTTTGGTCGCGATCGTCGCCTTAACGCTGGTGACCGTGCTGGCCGCCATCCAGGTGCCCACCGTGGGAGACAAGGGGCAGCTGCCGGACAGTCTGCCCGGCCTGTTCATCCCCGACGTCCCGCTCACGCCGGACACCTTCCGGATCATCGCGCCGTACGCGCTGGCGATGGCCTTCGTCGGGCTGCTCGAATCCCTGCTGACCGCCAAGCTGGTGGACGACATCACCGACACCCGTTCCAGCAAGACGCGCGAGTCCTGGGGCCAGGGTGTGGCGAACATCGTCACAGGGTTCTTCGGCGGGATGGGCGGTTGCGCGGTGGTTGGCCAGACCATGATGAACGTGAAAGCGTCCGGCGCCCGCACCAGAATCTCCACCTTCCTGGCCGGCGCGCTGCTGTTGCTGCTGGTGGTCGTGCTTGGCGACGTGGTGGCGCTGATCCCGATGGCCGCGCTCGTCGCTGTGATGATCTACGTGTCCATCGCGACCTTCGACTGGCACTCCATCAAGCCGTCCACGCTCAAGCACATGCCCAAGTCCGAGACGGGAGTAATGGTGAGCACCGTCGTCGTCACCGTGTGGACGCACAATCTGGCCATCGGCGTCGGCGCCGGCGTGCTGGTCGCCATGGTCCTTTTCGCCCGCCGGGTGGCGCATTTCGTGACCGTGGAGCGGACCGTGCTCGAGGTCAACGGGGAGGAGACGGCTACCTACCGCGTGGACGGCGAGCTGTTCTTCGCTTCGTCCAACGACCTCTACACACAGTTCAACTACGCCACCGATCCGCAGCACATCATCATCGACATGCACGCCTCGCATCTGTGGGATGCCTCCACCATCGCCGCACTGGATTCCATCGCGGAGAAGTACCGCACGCTTGGAAAAACCTTGGAGAT
- a CDS encoding ABC transporter permease: MQLQQATAAGTAVRKPGIGRILQDTKYVFWREMLLVIRDPFSLIFSLVQPLVFLALFGPLLGAAVGAQAFGGESSLQWFLPGVVVMIALFGTSMTGSNLQYELMTGSYERILATPLSRSSLLIGRALKEWAPLVLQGLVIALASIPFGFVFYPLHVLFGLVVIGVFGIGLGALSYALALVTQGKEWVFWGVQQTLLFPLMILSGIMLPIEAGPRWMQVLSLFNPLTYMVNAERELFAGGLGWDTLWGVVAAVITAVVGLAVGVKVIKHSTV, encoded by the coding sequence ATGCAGCTCCAGCAAGCCACCGCAGCCGGCACCGCCGTGAGGAAACCAGGGATCGGGCGGATCCTGCAGGACACCAAATACGTGTTCTGGCGGGAAATGCTCCTGGTCATCCGGGATCCGTTCTCCCTGATCTTTTCGCTGGTGCAGCCGCTGGTGTTCCTGGCCCTCTTCGGACCGCTGCTCGGGGCGGCCGTAGGTGCGCAGGCCTTCGGCGGCGAGTCCTCGCTGCAGTGGTTCCTGCCCGGCGTCGTCGTCATGATCGCGCTGTTCGGCACCTCCATGACCGGCTCGAACCTGCAGTACGAGCTGATGACCGGCTCCTACGAGCGGATCCTGGCCACGCCGCTGTCCCGTTCCTCGCTGCTGATCGGCCGCGCGCTGAAGGAATGGGCGCCGCTGGTCCTGCAGGGCCTGGTGATCGCGCTGGCCTCCATCCCGTTCGGGTTCGTGTTCTATCCGCTGCACGTGCTTTTCGGGCTGGTGGTGATCGGGGTCTTCGGCATCGGCCTCGGCGCGCTCTCCTACGCGCTGGCGCTGGTCACCCAGGGGAAGGAGTGGGTGTTCTGGGGCGTCCAGCAGACACTGCTGTTCCCGCTGATGATCCTCTCCGGCATCATGCTGCCTATCGAAGCGGGTCCGCGCTGGATGCAGGTGCTGAGCCTGTTCAACCCGCTGACCTACATGGTCAACGCCGAGCGGGAACTGTTCGCCGGCGGGCTCGGCTGGGACACCTTGTGGGGCGTCGTCGCGGCGGTGATTACCGCCGTCGTTGGTTTGGCCGTAGGAGTGAAGGTGATCAAGCACAGTACTGTTTGA
- a CDS encoding IS110 family transposase, translated as MTAISIVAHSYPFVVGVDTHARNHVYAILAARTGELIDTRDFPTTSAGINRAIAWVARRTDADADTLWVIEGAASYGAVLAGAVAAEGYPVAEAPRMDAKKRHGVGKSDALDAHHIAAAALPLPQAKLCRPRLNEGVRQALRILVTARDAMSAERTRSVNSLTALLRTNDLGLDARRALSAAQIAEASRWRAREEELSLTIARTEATRLAKRVLELDDQLKANDKQVTELVQISEAAPLLHEKGFGSVTAATCLTAWSHQGRVRNEAAYASLAGVNPIPASSGNTVRHRLNRGGDRNLNRALHMVALTKMTHDEETRRYVEKRRTEGRTDREIRRCIKRYLARRVHRTLNAASPCLKSA; from the coding sequence GTGACCGCCATTTCTATCGTCGCGCATTCCTACCCGTTTGTCGTGGGCGTCGACACCCACGCCCGCAATCACGTCTACGCGATCCTTGCAGCCAGGACCGGCGAGCTGATCGATACCCGAGACTTCCCAACGACGTCTGCCGGCATCAACAGGGCCATCGCGTGGGTGGCCCGCCGCACCGACGCAGACGCTGACACGCTGTGGGTGATCGAAGGCGCCGCATCTTACGGAGCCGTCCTGGCCGGCGCTGTCGCCGCCGAGGGTTACCCGGTGGCCGAGGCTCCGCGAATGGACGCGAAGAAACGCCACGGCGTCGGCAAATCCGATGCCCTCGATGCGCACCACATTGCCGCAGCCGCGTTGCCGCTGCCACAGGCGAAGCTATGCCGCCCGAGGCTCAACGAGGGGGTGCGCCAGGCCTTGCGGATCCTGGTCACGGCCCGCGACGCCATGAGCGCCGAGCGCACCCGTTCGGTCAACTCGCTCACCGCACTGCTGCGCACCAATGATCTGGGATTGGACGCCCGCAGGGCACTCTCAGCAGCTCAGATCGCTGAAGCGTCGCGGTGGCGCGCCCGAGAGGAGGAACTGTCCCTGACCATCGCCCGGACCGAGGCAACGCGGTTGGCCAAACGTGTCCTCGAACTCGATGACCAGCTCAAAGCCAATGACAAGCAAGTGACCGAGCTGGTACAGATCAGCGAGGCCGCACCCCTGCTGCATGAAAAGGGCTTTGGGTCCGTCACTGCAGCGACCTGCCTCACCGCCTGGTCCCATCAGGGACGGGTTCGGAACGAGGCGGCCTACGCCTCCCTGGCCGGCGTGAATCCTATCCCCGCTTCCTCAGGAAACACCGTCCGGCACCGCCTGAACCGAGGCGGAGACAGAAACCTGAACCGCGCTCTCCACATGGTCGCTCTCACCAAGATGACCCACGACGAGGAGACCCGGAGATACGTGGAGAAACGGCGAACAGAAGGACGCACCGACCGGGAAATCCGCCGATGCATCAAACGCTACCTAGCCCGACGCGTCCACCGCACGCTCAACGCCGCGAGCCCGTGCCTGAAGAGCGCTTGA
- a CDS encoding DMT family transporter, which translates to MSSPTPFVPVKPLTETLTPLVLVAVAVTVLAWASAFIVIRGVGTDFTPGSLTLLRLGVGAAVLAIGLIGRAWVKPSPREWLLIIGCGVMWFGVYNVALNTAEQTLDGGTTAMIVNFAPILIALGAGVFLREGIPKWLAIGAGVAFIGVLLIGFGTSADSAAGSGTGVIWALVAALTYSVGVLLQKPALRRVPAAQVTWLACAIGVVTALPFTGELIVDLQDASSASILGVVYLGVVPTALAFSTWGYALTKMPAGQLIVSSYLVPPAAIVLGLLFLGEVPTLIAVVGGAVCLFGVALSRRRSAEPRIRDQTS; encoded by the coding sequence GTGAGCTCCCCTACGCCTTTCGTGCCGGTCAAACCGCTGACGGAAACGCTGACCCCGCTCGTCCTGGTTGCCGTCGCGGTGACCGTGCTCGCCTGGGCCAGCGCATTTATTGTGATCCGCGGTGTGGGCACGGACTTCACGCCCGGCTCCCTCACCCTGCTGCGGCTGGGCGTCGGCGCGGCCGTCCTGGCCATCGGTCTGATCGGCAGGGCGTGGGTGAAGCCGAGTCCGCGGGAATGGCTGCTGATCATTGGTTGCGGCGTGATGTGGTTCGGCGTATACAACGTTGCCCTCAATACTGCGGAACAGACGCTCGACGGCGGAACCACTGCCATGATCGTGAACTTCGCCCCGATCCTGATCGCCCTGGGTGCCGGCGTTTTCCTTCGGGAAGGCATTCCGAAATGGCTCGCGATCGGCGCCGGCGTCGCGTTCATCGGAGTACTGCTGATCGGCTTCGGCACGAGTGCGGACAGCGCAGCGGGCAGCGGAACCGGCGTCATCTGGGCGCTGGTGGCGGCGTTGACCTATTCGGTAGGCGTGCTGCTCCAGAAACCTGCCCTGCGCAGAGTGCCCGCGGCGCAGGTGACCTGGCTGGCCTGTGCGATCGGCGTCGTGACCGCCCTGCCGTTCACCGGTGAGCTCATTGTTGACCTGCAGGATGCTTCGTCCGCGTCCATCCTTGGCGTCGTCTACCTCGGCGTGGTGCCGACGGCCCTCGCGTTCAGCACCTGGGGGTACGCGCTGACCAAGATGCCGGCCGGGCAGCTCATCGTTTCCTCTTACCTTGTGCCGCCTGCCGCCATTGTGCTCGGGCTTCTGTTCCTGGGCGAAGTGCCGACGCTTATCGCCGTGGTCGGCGGGGCGGTGTGCCTGTTCGGCGTTGCACTCTCGCGCCGCCGCAGCGCGGAGCCCCGAATCCGGGATCAGACGTCGTGA